In Physeter macrocephalus isolate SW-GA chromosome 2, ASM283717v5, whole genome shotgun sequence, a single window of DNA contains:
- the LOC102993463 gene encoding transmembrane emp24 domain-containing protein 9-like yields the protein MEKYQPSPQWINLFVFVKDPENKNLLARQYGPRGSFTFTSQSPGEHQICLHLESIRFALFYDGKLAIHLDMQLGEHTNDYTELAANDKLTLLHLRIQQLVEQVEKIQKEQEYQRWREERFRQTSESTNQRVLWWFILQTFILVATGIWQMQHLKSFFKAKKLV from the exons ATGGAAAAGTACCAGCCCTCCCCGCAGTGGATCAATTTGTTCGTGTTTGTGAAGGACCCCGAGAACAAG AATCTGCTGGCCCGTCAGTACGGCCCTCGGGGCAGCTTTACCTTCACCTCCCAGTCTCCCGGAGAGCACCAGATCTGCCTTCACCTCGAGTCCATCCGGTTCGCCCTCTTCTATGATGGAAAGCTG GCCATTCACTTGGACATGCAGTTGGGTGAACACACCAATGATTATACAGAACTTGCAGCCAATGACAAGCTGACCCTGCTGCATCTGCGCATACAGCAGCTGGTGGAGCAAGTGGAGAAGATCCAGAAGGAGCAGGAGTACCAGAgg TGGCGAGAGGAGCGCTTCCGGCAGACCAGCGAGAGCACCAACCAACGGGTGCTGTGGTGGTTCATTCTGCAGACCTTCATCCTTGTGGCCACTGGCATCTGGCAGATGCAGCACCTCAAGAGCTTCTTTAAAGCCAAGAAGTTGGTGTAG